TCGCAAACTTCATGCAAGTAGTCGATTTGCCACTTGGCGTAATTGGACACGAAGGAAGTACGATTTTGGTTATATTAAATGGTTTACGGATGCTTAATAAAATAGAATAAATAAAAAAAGTGAAGAAAGGAAAACCTTCTTCACTTTTTTATTTATATAGTTTGTTGTGCATGGTCTTGACGATTTTTCACGACTGAATTGATCGTACCTCCCAGTATCAAAATGATAGCTGATAAGTATAACCACAAGATTAATACGATTATTCCAGCGATACTGCCATACGTATTGGCATAACTTCCAAAATTACTAATATAGAACGAGAAGCCTAGCGACGTAATAATCCATCCTATTGTCGCAAAGATCGCACCAGGAAGTATTTCTTTAAAATGCAACTTCACACTTGGTACAAGCCAATACAGTAAAGAGAATACCGTAAAGATCAAGAATGGTGGAATGAGGAATCGAACTAAATTCCATACAGTCAGGAACGTCTCTTCCAATCCTAAGAACGTAAAAATCACTTGACCAATTGGTTGACCAAATATCGGTAGTACTAACGCGACGATTACCGTCAACACTAACATAATAGTAAATGCGATCGACAATCCTTTAGAAACGAAAAAGTTCCTGTCATCTTCCACTTCATACGCGTCATTCAAGCCTTTTGATACTGCTCCCATACCTTTAGACGCAGACCAGATGGTAGCCAAGATTCCGACTGACAGTAATCCTCCACTTTTATTATCTAGTACTTCAGAAAGTGTCCCTTCAATTAGAGAAGCTGTACTCTCTGGTGCATACTCGCGGATAAACATGTAGATTTGGCTTTGATCTAACTGTAAGTAAGGTAGTAATGTAAAAAGGAAGATTAATAGAGGGAATAATGACAACAGGAAAAAGAACGCTAACTGCGAACCAGCTGCTGAAATATCCAATTCTTTCACCCGGATAATCAATTGTTTGAAAAAGCCGCTCGTAGTAGTTGGATCAAAATCCTCTTCTTCTCCGTCTTTTACATCCTTAATGAATTCTTTAACTTTTGCCGTTTGAGACTCTTCTTCATTTTCAGCATCTGAAGAAGGGGCACTTTTTTGTTTATCCAACTGATGTGTCCCCCTTTCATTTACTGATTCTACCTTTATTTTTTCTCTAGTGGTATCACGTTTTTTTTTTGGATCATCGGAGGCAATGAAGCATCTCCATCTGTTGAAACAGAAGATGCAGCTGTAGAATCATCCTCGATGATGTGCTCATACTCTGATTTGGAATCAGCGATTGCTTCTTTTGTGTCCGCAAACATTTCTTTCACTTGCGGAGTCAGTGTCTTGATTTCATCGACCTGTGATTTGATGTAATTTACATCACCTTTCACTTGATCAACAAGAGTTTGTACTTTTTCTTTTTTCTGTTGGAATTCATTTTTTATAATATCCGGATTTTCTTTGTAATATAATACTTTTTCATACGATGTTCTTGCTGTAGTCATCGTATGCTGTCTGGTTGCTCGGTCCAACATACTCACTGCAGCTCCAAGTAGTGCGCCGCCTAATACATATCTTCCAAATTTACTAGAACCCATACATTTTTCGCCTCCTTGTTCACGTTTACTTCTCACTTCATTATACCCACATTGCAACTTACCAAACAATCTTTGTTTCACTTTATTCAAAAAAGGCTTGACGAATCGTTCTATTTTTTAGATTATTAACAATAACATGTTAATAACAGAATCTACTGAAAGGAGCTGATTCTCGAAATCTCGGAAACGAATATACACATCTAAGAGAAATTGGGGGGATGAAATGGATAAGATCGAGAATTTCTTGACTACTGCGTCCGATTTAATATGGGGACCACCGTTGCTCATTTTATTAATTGGTACCGGAATTTACTTAACACTACGCTTAACATTTATTCAATTACGATTACTGCCCTATTCACTGAAACAAGTATTTACACGGAAACATGATAAAAAAGTAGACGGTGACATTTCCCAATTCCAAGCTCTAATGACCGCGATGGCCGCCACGGTCGGTGTTGGTAATATCGTCGGAGTTGCATCTGCTGTTGTAGCGGGTGGACCTGGTGCAATTTTCTGGATGTGGCTAGCCGGATTCTTCGGTATGGCAACAAAGTACAGTGAGGCAATCTTGGCTGTTAAGTATCGTGTCAAAGATTCCAACGGCTTAATGGCTGGCGGACCTATGTACTACCTCGAACATGGCCTGAAGCAAAAATGGCTCGGTGTACTATTTGCGATATTCGGTGCTTTGGCTGCGTTTGGAATTGGTAATGGAACACAATCTAAAGCAGTAGCAGACGTAATGAAAAGCACATTTGAAGTGCCCCACTATATTACGGGAATTGCATTAGTATTATTCGGTGCACTCGTTATACTCGGAGGTATTAAGTCAATTGGTCGTGTAACGGCATTTTTCGTACCCATCATGGCGTTATTCTATTTCATTGCCGGAGCCATCGTTATGATCTTAAATATCGAACAAGTTCCAGCAGCATTTGGTCTTATCTTTACGGATGCATTCACAGGCCAGGCAGTTGCCGGTGGTGCAATCGGTACAGTTATCCGATTCGGTGTTGCACGCGGACTCTTCTCTAACGAAGCGGGTCTCGGTTCTGCTCCAATCGCTGCAGCAGCTGCACGTACG
This window of the Sporosarcina ureae genome carries:
- a CDS encoding YihY/virulence factor BrkB family protein → MDKQKSAPSSDAENEEESQTAKVKEFIKDVKDGEEEDFDPTTTSGFFKQLIIRVKELDISAAGSQLAFFFLLSLFPLLIFLFTLLPYLQLDQSQIYMFIREYAPESTASLIEGTLSEVLDNKSGGLLSVGILATIWSASKGMGAVSKGLNDAYEVEDDRNFFVSKGLSIAFTIMLVLTVIVALVLPIFGQPIGQVIFTFLGLEETFLTVWNLVRFLIPPFLIFTVFSLLYWLVPSVKLHFKEILPGAIFATIGWIITSLGFSFYISNFGSYANTYGSIAGIIVLILWLYLSAIILILGGTINSVVKNRQDHAQQTI
- a CDS encoding alanine/glycine:cation symporter family protein; translated protein: MDKIENFLTTASDLIWGPPLLILLIGTGIYLTLRLTFIQLRLLPYSLKQVFTRKHDKKVDGDISQFQALMTAMAATVGVGNIVGVASAVVAGGPGAIFWMWLAGFFGMATKYSEAILAVKYRVKDSNGLMAGGPMYYLEHGLKQKWLGVLFAIFGALAAFGIGNGTQSKAVADVMKSTFEVPHYITGIALVLFGALVILGGIKSIGRVTAFFVPIMALFYFIAGAIVMILNIEQVPAAFGLIFTDAFTGQAVAGGAIGTVIRFGVARGLFSNEAGLGSAPIAAAAARTDLPGRQALVSMTQVLFDTLIICSITGVTIVMSNKWQDQSIDAGTLTAEAFGSFLGSVGPILVSIGLVFFATSTILGWSYYGEKCFQYLFPNRVAVLTYRIIFVAFIFVGATASLDLVWILADVLNGLMAIPNLIGLLGLSGVVILETRRFKKKIDEEREESRK